The genomic region TGCTCGCCGTCGATTGGACGACTCGGATCTGGGTCAGGCGTTGCTCATCGGATTCGAGTTCGGCCATCACGGCGTGGATCTCGGAGAGCTCGTGTTTTGCGGCTCCGGAGAGAGCGAGGTGCCGCACGCCCTCCGCGCCGCGCCGTTCCCGCTCCTCGATGGCCTGGACCTCCGCCTGGATTTGGCGGTTGATCAATTCCTCCAGCCTCGCCACGCGGGGCGCCTGCTCCGGTGTGTCGGCGGTCAGCAGTTCGAGATAGCGGAAATATTCGGGAGCCTGCTCCAGGACGCTACGGTGCGCTTTCAGATACGAGTCGTCGCCCGTCACCAGGAAGCGACGGTGACCGTTCTCCGCGGCATCGAGCGTGTGGCCGATTGAGGCCAGCAGTTGAATGAGCTCGTGGCTGGCGGTGTCGAGATGGCTATTACGGACGACGATGGAGGTATTGCGATAGGAAATGGCGCTGATGACGACGATGCCGGCAAACACGAGGCCGAATCCGGCCAAGACGCGTTGCTCCAGCGACCACCGGGTCGCCCACGCCGGCAACCTCCGGCGATGCGGCGTGCGCACCTTGGATGAGGCCGATAAGGCGTCTGACGGATCAGGCGAAACGGCTGGGATAGAGGTTGGGCGGTCCTGCGTAGCAGATTCCATGGCTGAACGAAGGCGGTCAGCGGGACGGGCACGGGCGCCAGCTTACGGAACTCTACTCTGGGCCTGACCGTGCTGCAAGCAATATTTCAGTCGAAGACCGAGAGAGACCGTGGGGAACCGGCGAGGTATCAGCCGCCGGATGGAATGACCGGTGGAGGAACGGGAAGTGAGGCGGCGGGGCCGGCGAGGTCGGTGAACATCATCGTCGCCGCGACTACCCAATCGATGGCGGGTTGCGGATACACGCCGATGATCAGCGTGCCGGCCAGTCCGATGTACACGACGGCCTTCATCGGTCCGGACACCGTCAACGGTGACGGGTCGTGGGGTTCGACGATGTACATCTTCTTGACGACGATCAGGTAGTAATACATCGAAATGACGATGTTGATCAGTCCGACGGTAATCAGGGTATACAGGCCTTCCTTGATGGCGGCCACGAAGATGTACAACTTGCCGATGAACCCTGCCAACGGCGGCACGCCGGCCAGGGACAGCAGGAAGATGAGCATTGAGAAGGCCAGGAAAGGCGAGCGCCGGCCCAGGCCGCTGTAATCGTCGATTTCTTCGCTGCCGATGGCCTGGCTGACCGCGATCACGATGGCGAAGGCGCCGAGATTCGCGAACAGATACGTCAAGAGGTAGAACAGGATCGCGTCGTTCCCCATTTTTGTTCCGGCGGCCAGGCCGATCAGCACATTGCCGACTTGGGCGATCCCGGAATAGGCCAGAAGCCGTTTGATGTTCCGTTGGGCAATGGCCACGATGTTGCCGTACGTCATGGAAAGGACGGAAGCCGCCACGAGGATCAATACCCAGGTCGGTTTGAACGTGGCGAGCGCGACGAAGAACATGCGCAGGAGGATCGCGAAAGCCGCGCCTTTGGGCGCAATGGACAGGAACGCAGTCACCGGCGTCGGCGAGCCGTGATACGTGTCGGGAATCCACGAATGAAACGGCACCGCCCCGATCTTGAATCCCAGGGCTCCGAAGATGAGGAGGAAGCCGATGATGAGACCCGGCGTGGCTTGGGCGGATTTCATGTCGGAAAAGACGAGCTTGCCCGTTTCGCCGTAGACCAGGCTGATGCCGTAGGCCAACAGACCGGCGGCGAAGACTCCCAGAATAAAGAACTTCAGTCCGGCTTCGTTGGAGGCCACGTCCTCGCGCAGATAGGACACCAGCACGTAGAACCCGAAGGTCGAGAATTCCAACGTGACGAAGACCGAGAGCAAGTCGTTGGCCGAAGCCATGAACATCATGCCCAGAGCCGACATGGCGACCAGGAAGTAGTATTCGCCGCGGAAAAACGTGAAGCGGTGCACGAACTCGATGGAGGCCAGGATGACCAGGATCGTCGCGGCCACGATGAAAATCTTGAAAAACAGGGCCATGCGGTCGACCACGAACATATTTGCGAACAGGGTGCCGGTGAGTCCGAACAGGTCGAAACAGATCAAGCAGGCCAGTGTGATGCCGAGGCCGGCGATACTCAGATAGGCCAGGTTCTCTTTCGGCAGACGGGGAAACGAGAAATCCACGATCAGCAGCACGCAGAGCCAGCAGGTCAGAATGATTTCCGGCAGCAGAAGGAGCAAATCCGCGGGAGACATGTTCAACGAAAAAGTCATGGCGCGACCTCCGAGGCCCGGCGGGCCAGGTGAGGAAGCGCCGGATTTGCGGTATCGCCGAGCGAGGGAACGGCCGCCGGCACGGCATCAAGAGGCATCGACGCCACCGGGACGACGCGCGTGACCCTGGCGACGAGCGGATCGACCCCCGAACGCACGACATTGTACAGGTGCATCGGGAAGAGGCCGAATCCCACGCTCACCGCGATCATGATCAAGAGCGGTACGCGGTCCACCATGGCGATGGCGTCGTGCGAGTGGCTGTATTTCTGGTCCATCGGGCCGTAGAAGAGTCCGCGCATCATCTTGAAGAGGTAAGCCAGCGTGAGAACGATGCCGACGACGGCGATGATGACTTGGAACGGATACTTGTTCCAGCTTCCCACGATGATCATGACCTCGGCGATGAAGTTTACGGTGCCGGGCATCCCGATGGAGGCCATGCAGCCGACGACGAAACAGCCGGCGATGAACGGCATCCGGTTGGATAAGCCGCCGAGTGAGGGAATGTCGCGCGTGTGGGTTTGATCGTACACCCAGCCCGCCATGGCGAAGAGCATGCCGGTGGCCATGGCATGGGCGAACATGTAGATCACCGCTCCGCTGAGACTGATGTAATCCAGGGCGGCCATTCCAAGGAAGACATAGCCCATGTGGCTGGAACTGGAATAGCCGATGACGTATTTCGTGTCCTTCGCATAGTAGGCGACGAAGCCCCCGTAGATGATGCTGAAGACACACAAGACTGCGGCAATCGGCATCAGTTCGCGAGTCGTCTCCGGCAGGATCTCAAAGGCGACGCGAATAATAGAGAAGTGCCCGAGTTTCATTAGGACGCCGGCGTGCAGCATGCTGGTGGCGGCCGGTGCAGCCGCGTGGCCCACCGGCGACCAGGAGTGCAAGGGCCAGATCGGCGCGATGGACGCGAAGCCGAAAAAGATCAGCAGCCAAATGATCTTGTCCAACGTGGTTCCGAGGACGGGAATATTCATCAACTTCGCGTGTTCCCGCAATTGGAGAATGTCGAAGGTATTCAGTCCTGAGTACTTGTAGATGAGCAGGATGCCCATGAGTGCCGCGACTGCGAACGCCGAGAGGAAGAGCACCAGCTTCATGGCCGCGTATTCTTTGCTGTTGGCCCCGAAATTGAAGATAAAGCCGACGGAATCCCGAAGTTTCATGCCCTCGGAATCCGTCATCTCGAGATATTTCTTGGTGTGACTCCCCCACATGCCGAGCAGCAGGTACATGGGAATCACGGACATTTCATAGAAGAAATACAGGAAGAACAGATCCAGGGACATGAATACGCCGATCGTGGCAGCGGCGAGAATCAGCAGCCAGATGTAGAACTCCTTCGTGCGATCCTTGATGTGCCAGGACACGAAGATGCCGGCGAACAACAGGATGGATGATGCGAGCACCAGGGGGGTGCCGATCCCGTCGACGCCCAGATGCAGGGAGATGCCAAGCTGCCTGGACCATTCGAACTTTTGGACGAATTGAAAACCGCCCGCGACGGGGTCGTAGGCATAGAACACATACAAGGACATCAGAAGAGAGACGAAGGCCGAGAAGCACGCGATGCCCCGTACGAGCATGGCCTGGCGATTCGAGACGAAGATCAGTGCGATGGCACCGGCAAACGGCGCGAATAAAATGTACAGCAGGGCGTAGTCGCTCATAGCGTCAATCGACTTTCTCCTGTGACGGGATTCCGGCGGCCGCCACGGTGGCGTGATTGAGCCGATCGACCAAGGCCTGCACCGATCCGTTCATCATGCGCAAAAAGGGAGCCGGATACAGTCCGATCCAGAGGATCATGACCGAAAGGGAGACGGCGATCACCATTTCCCGCGGGTGGAGGTCGGCGATCGTATCCTTTACCGCCTGCCCGACTGGTCCGAGAATCGCCCGTTCGTAGTACCAGAGAAAATAGGCTGCGCCGGTAATGATGCCGGTCACGGCGATCGCTCCGTAGAGCCAGTTGGCCTTGAACGTGCCCAGCAGGATCAGAAATTCGCCGACGAATCCGTTCGTGCCCGGCAACCCGATCGACGCGAGGCCGATCAGCAGGAAGAAGGACGCCAGTAAAGGGGTATGTTTCGCCATTCCCCCGAATGCGGCCAGTTGTGTGGTGTGCTGCCTCGTATAGAGGAAGCCGGCGATGAAAAAGAGGCCGGCCGTGCTGAATCCTAAATTGATCATGGTGAGCAGGCTGCCTTGGAGGCCCTGATAATTGAGGGCGAACAGGCCGACCACGACGAATCCGAGGTGGCTGATGCTGCTGTAAGCCAGAAGCCGGCGCAAGTCGAGCTGGACGAGCGCCATGATGGCCCCGTACACGATGGCCGCCAGTCCCAGAATCATGACCACGAGTACCACGGTCTTGCTCATGGCCGCATCGGGGAGGAGCGGGATGCTGAAGCGCAGAAATCCGAACGTGCCCAATTTCACGCCCGCCAGCATGACGGCCATGCCCACCGGACCTTCCAAAAGGGCATCCGGCAGCCAGGTATGAAACGGGAAAACCGGGGCTTTGAATGCAAAACCGAGGAACATCAGCCAGAAGATCAATACTTGTTGGCTGAGCGGGATGGGGACGGTCAGGAGTTCGAGAAAGTCAAAGGAATAGGGCCGGTCCATGTGATGGACCATCGCCCAATTATGGTAGTTGATGTCCAACAGGGCGATGCCGACCAGCATGAATACGCTGCCCAGAAGGGTATACAGGACATACTTCAGGGCCGCGTAGTGCCGCTCGGCCCCTCCTCCCCACAGCTTGATCAGGAAGTAACTCGGAATCAGCATGAGCTCCCAGAAGACAAAAAACAGAATGAGATCCAGGGAGATGAAGATGCCCATGGTGGCCGTTTCCAACGCCAGCAGGGCCATCATGTAGAGCTTCAGCTGATGGCGAATCGTATCCCAGGAGTAGATGACCACGAGCACGGTCAAAAAGGCCGTCAGTCCGACGAACAACACGCTGATGCCGTCGACGGCCAGGTGGTAGCTGATGCCCAGCGCCGGGATCCATTGGACCTTCTCGACGAATTGCATGGCCGCCGAATCCGGCACGAAGCGGACCATGACGAAGATCGTCAGGGCCAGTTCGATCAGGGAGACCGCGAGGGCGGACGTCCTCAGCATGTCTTCCTCGTCGATCAGCCACAGGAGGGCGGCGCCGGCGAGCGGAAAGAACAGGATGCAGGACAGGATCGGAAACGTGGACGAGAGTTCTTCTAACATGCTCGTGATTTACCGCTGTACGATGAATTGCACGACCAGCGCCAGCAAGAACAGCCCCGCCACAATAATTGCGGCGTAGTGATGGACCATCCCGCTTTGCAGCTGGCGCCATTGCCTGGCAATCAGATGATTGCCGTACCCGATGACGTTGAGGCCGCCGTAGATGACGTACTTCTCGAGCCAAGTCGACCCCGCGGCACCGAGTTCCGCCAGTTGGCCGACGCCTCGTACGAGGCCGTCGATGACGGTGCGGTCGAACCAATCCAGCAGAAGGCCGAGCTTTTTGGTCGGCTCGACGAACAGAAAATCATAGAGCTCGTCGACGTAATATTTGTTCAACAGGAGCCGATACACAGGCTCAGTCATCGCCGCCAAGCGGTCAGGGGTGGTCGGAGAAATGCTGTAGAAATAGTGGGCCAATCCCCAGCCGAGGAAGGCGATTCCGGTGGCGATCATCATCAGAGTCAGGACCAAGCCGGTGCTCGCGTCGTGTTCGCCGCTCGCGCCCACGACCGGAGCCAGGAAATGATGCAGCCAGCCCTGTTCCGGGGGAAAGCCCAGAAAGCCGCCGATAAGCGAGAGTCCGCCGAGAACGGTCAAAGGAGCGATCATGACCGTGGGGGACTCATGCACATGCGCCTCGGTGTGATGATCCATGCGCGACTGACCGTAGAACGTCAGATACGTCAGACGGAACATGTAAAAAGCGGTGAGGAACGCTCCGACTGCAGCCATGCCGTACAACAGGTACCGGTGATGGGTGAAGGCATGGGCCATGATCTCGTCTTTGCTCCAAAAGCCCGCCAACGGAGGAATGCCGGCGATGGCGATGGTGCCGATGAGAAAGAGGCGATAGGTCCACGGAATCTTGGAGCTCAGTCCCCCCATGTGCCGGATATCCTGCTCTCCTCCCAGCGCGTGGATGACGGATCCGGCGGAGAGGAACAACAGGGCTTTGAAGAACGCGTGCGTCATCAGATGGAAGACGGCGGCGGTGTAGGCGCCGATCCCGCATCCCAGAAACATGTAGCCGAGTTGGCTGACGGTGGAATAGGCCAACACCCGCTTGATGTCGGTTTGCACCAGCCCGATCGTAGCGGCAAACAGCGCCGTTGCTCCGCCGATCAGGCCCACGACCTCCAGCGCCGTGGGGGATAAGTCGAAGATGGCGTGATTGCGGACGATCATGTACACCCCCGCCGTTACCATGGTGGCGGCGTGGATCAGCGCACTGACGGGGGTCGGACCTTCCATCGCGTCGGGAAGCCAGGTATAGAGCGGAATCTGTGCCGATTTCCCGACGGCCCCCACGAGCAGACACAGCGCGATGGCCGTGGCCATGTCGGGAGACAGCCGGCCGACCTGCGAAAAGATCTGGGTGTAGTCCAGCGTGTGAAAGTTGATGAAGACGAGAAAAATGGCCAGGAGGAAGCCGGCGTCTCCGATGCGGTTGACGACGAAGGCTTTCGACGCCGCCTTGGCCGCCGAGACCTTGTCATAGTAGTACCCGATCAAGAGGTAGGAGCAGAGCCCCACGCCCTCCCACCCGATGAAGAGGACGACATAGTTGTTGCCCATCACGAGGAGGAGCATCGACACCATGAAGAGGTTCATGTAGGTGAAGAAGCGGGTGAAACCGGTTTCCCCATGCATGTACCCCACGGAATAGACGTGGATGAGGAAGCCGACGCCCGTCACCACCAGCAGCATGATGCAGGTGAGGGGATCGACGAGATAGGCCAGATTGATTGTCAGGTCACCGCCGAAAATCCATTGATATGCCACGACTTCTCGCGCAGCGCCGGAGCGAAGGACGTCGATGAATACCCCGATCGTCGAGAGGAACGAGAGTCCCACCGAACCGCACGCGAGGCGATGGGCCGTTTCATGCGACCAGCGGCTGCCGGCCAATCCGTTGGCGATGGCGGCCAGAAGGGGAAACACCGGGATCAATTTGATCAGGAGATGGGTCACGTTATGTTCCTGTTTCCGGCTGAGGCGGCCTGACGCATTCCGCGGTTACCACTTCAACAGACTCATTTCATCGACATTGGTCGAAATTTTCCCGCGGAACACCACGATGATGATCGCAAGGCCGACGGCCGCCTCCCCGGCGGCGATCGCAATGACAAAGAGCGCGACGAGCTGGCCGGCCATCGATTCCAGATAATGCGAGAAGGCGACGAGATTGATGTTGGCCGCGTTCAACATGATTTCCACGGCCATCAGGACGATAATGAAGTTCCGGCGGATCAGAACGCCGAGCAATCCCGTAATGAAGAGGATGGCGCTGACGGTCACGTATGCGGAAAGAGGGATCACGGACTATTCCCGGCCTGCATCGACGGGTTTCGGAGTCTTCGCGAGGACGATGGCCCCGATAATGGCTCCCAGAAGGAACACGCCGACGATTTCGAATTGCAACAGGTAATCGCTGAACATCTTGATTCCGACCGCGAAGGTGTTCCCGTCCTGCAAGATCGCCTGTGCCGGCGCGTCCCCCTTGGCGCCGCCGAACGGAGAACGGAACAACTGTACCAGGACATAGAGCGATCCCAAAACGGCGGGGACCAGAAAGTACGTCCAGGATGTATGGAAGTACCGCTCCTCCGTCTTGAGATTCAGGAGCATCAGCACGAACAGATACAGGACGAGGATGGCCCCGGCATACACCACGACTTGCACCGCCCACAAGAATTCGGCATTGAGCAGGATGAAAAGGCCGGAGACGTGAAGGAGCAGGGCCAGGAGCGCGAGGCCGCAATGAACGGGGTTCTTGAGGGCCACGGTCATCACCGCGGCGGCGATGCTCATCAGCGCAAAATAGGCAAAGAACAGTGAAATCATGGTCGGAATCAGCTCAAATGCTTCGGCGTCGACTGCGTGGCCTTCGCCACGGATTGCGGGAAATAGTACCGATATTCCCGGCTTTCCTCGACGTTCTTTTCCTGGTTGTGGGCGTAGAGATATTTCTTCGCGTCGTCCAAATGACGTTCGCCGATGTCGTACAAACGTTTCTTGTCGAACATGAGCGTTCGTTTGTCGTGCGTGGAAAACTCGTAGACTTTCGTCATGGCCAACGCGTTGACGGGGCAGGCTTCGACGCAGTACCCGCAGAACACGCACTTGGTGATGTCGATATAGAACTCGCTGGCATAGCGTTGAAGGGGGCGCTCGGCGTCCTCCGCACTGATGACCTTGATGCAGCGTGAGGGACAGGCGGCTTCGCACAGGTCGCACCCCACACACCGTTCGCGTCCGTCGTCGTAGCGCAACAGTCCCAACGCCCCCCGATGCGTGTCCGGAATCGTCCGTTGCTCCCGGGGATATTGAAAGGTGATCGGCTTGTGGAACATGTGTTTGAACGTGACTTTCATCGCGTCCCAGATCTCATAGAAGAGCGCCGCTTGAAGAACTTTCTTTGTCAGTGTGCCTACGCTCATGTTCGTCTCCGTTGCACCCTAGACCGCTTCGATCGTGACGGGCGTCTGCTTAAACGAGGGGACGCCGGTCACGGGATCCACATGCACGGCCATGAGATCCTTGACGGGCGGGTCGTTGAAGTGTTCAGGGAAGAAGCAGGTGCCCGGCGCAAGCGTATGATCCCGTTGGACCCCGATCTTCAACTCACCGTGATCCGAGGTCACGCGGACCATGCTGCCGTCGCCCAAACCAAGGCGTTCCATATCCGATGCATTCATGCCGATGCGGCTTGTGTTGGGTGCAATCTTGATCAGTCCCGGCGCCGCCGTGGAAAGCTTGCCCGAGTGGTAGAGCAATTGGCCCATGAGCAGCGTAAACGGACGGCGGGAGTCGGGACCGGACGCCTTGTACCGTGCCGTGACGCCGCTGCCGTAGCCGTTTGAGAGATAGCGGTTCGCGGTCGGAACGATCCTGCGCGGTTGCCCGAGGTTGTAATACCCGGGGAGCAGCTTCATGATCTCGCTTTGAATGTCGTTGGCCGATTCGTATTCCCACCGGCACCCCAGGCCGCTTGCCAGGGCCGCCATGATGTGCCAATCGGGTACGCTTTCTCCGACGGCATCCATCGCCTGCCGGACGCGCAGCACCCGGCCTTCCAGATTCGTGAAAGTGCCGTCTTTTTCGGCGTAGGTGGATGCCGGAAGGACGACATGCGCCAGTCGGGCGGTGTCCGTCAGGAAGGGATCCTGGACCACGAGAAGGTCCAGACGCTCCAATGCCGCCTTCACCTCCAGGGACGCAGGCAGCGTCGCCAAAGGGTTTTCCCCGACCACGTAGAGCGCGCGGATCTGGCCGCTCCGGCAACGTTTCAGAATCTCGATCAGATTGGCGCCCGTTCCAACGGCCGGAAGCGTCACGTCCCAGGCTTTGGCCAGCCGGTCACGCATCGCGTCATCTTCGAAGGCGACGAGGCCCGGCAGGAACTCGGGCGCCACGCCCATGTCCGCCGCACCCTGTTCGTTGGCTTCCTCCGTCACGGTATTCACGCCGCAGCCGGGCTTTCCCAGTTTCCCCGTAATCCAGGCGAGGTCGATCAGCTTCAGGACGTTGTGATAGCCGTCCGGCTGTCGCACGATACCTTCGGCGCAAAGCACGATCGATCGAGGCGATTCGGCAAAGATGGCGGCCGTTTCTTTCAAGTTGTCGACGGTCAGGCCGATCTTGGACGCGAGTTGCTCCAGCGAGAGGTTCGCCAGCGCCGCTTTCAGCGCAGCGAAGGCCTGCGGATGGGCGGAGACGGCTTCTTCGTCCACCAGATCGAGTTCGATGGCTGCCTTGACGAGCGCGTCGATCACCAGTCCTTCGGTGCCCGGCTTGATGAGAAATGGGTGCGAGGCCAGCTTGCCGATATTGGTGATGCGGGAGTCAAACACCATGACCTGCGCTTTGTACACGCGGATCGCTTCCTTGATTCTCACCGCGGTGAGCGGATTGGTTTCGGTCAGGTTCGAGCCGATGATGATGACCGCCTTCGCTTTGGTCAGGTCTTCCCAATCGTTGGGCGTACGGCCGAGGCCCAGGGCGTATTTGGCGGCGCGGACGAAATTCATATGGCCGTAGCGCGCACTGCTGTCGAGGTTATTGGTGCGAAACCCGCCCCGCATGAGTTTCTGGAACAGGTACAACTCCTCGTTCGTGCAACGGGCGGTGATCAGGCCGGCAATGGCATCGGATCCGTGCTTTTTCCTGATCTCGGTGAATCGGTCGACGGTCGTGTGCATGGCCTCCAGCCACGGCACTTCGACCAAGCAATCCTCTTTTCGAAGCAGCGGTTGTTTCAGACGGACCGGCGAGTCGATGTATTCGAACCCGAATCGTCCTTTGACGCAGATCCCGCCGTGCCCCTTCGAGGTATCGGCACGGTCGCCCCATTTGTTCTTCCACGACAGGGGCGACGTGACCCGAACGACTTCCGAATCCTTGGTCTCCACGTGTATCTGGCAGCCGTCGCCGCAGTAATTGCAGGTCGTGGTCGTCTTCTTCATCTGCCAGGGTTTGTACAAGTACTTGGAGAACTTGTTCGTGATGGCGCCCACGGGACAGACGGCGAGGCAGTCTCCGCAGAATTCGCAGGACAGCGGAAGGTCTCCCTTGGCCACGACCTGGTTGAAGCCGCCTTTTTTCATGAACTGCAGCGCATCGATCATCAGCACGTCTTTGCAGACGTTGATGCATTCCGCGCAGGCGATGCAGCGGTTCATGTTGAAGTCGAGCACCAGGCTGCGGGTGTCTTCCGGGATGAATTTCTGTTTGGCGTTGGGCAGATTCGTGACGCCGTGGTGAAACGCCATGTCCTGCAATTCGCAATGCCCGTCGGCATCACAGACCGGACAGTCGAGCGGATGCACCGAGAGATGTTTCTCGACGGCCTTCTTTCTGGCTTGAAACAGATCGTCCCCTTCGGTCCGGATGATCATGCCGGCCGCCGCTTTGGCCGTGCAGGACCGAACTGGAGCCTTCTTGCCCTCCTGCATCACCAAGCACATGCCGCAGGAGCCGAACGGATCGAACGTGTAGTGGTAGCACATCGCCGGAATGATCTTGCCGGTGCTCGAGATGACGTCATACAGTGACACGCCGTCTTTGGCGCTGACGGTCTTGCCGTCGATGGTCAACTCGATGGTCGCGGCTTCAACTTCCGGATTTGTGGCCGGTTTCAGTCCCATGGTTCCTCAATGCGGTGAGCCGGTGAACGGACGCCGGGGTTGAAAACCCCGACCGGTTCTATCGATCGCACTCTCCCATGACGATGTCGTATGTACCGAAGAGCGTAATCGCGTCCGCAATCATGTATCCCC from Nitrospira japonica harbors:
- a CDS encoding complex I subunit 4 family protein encodes the protein MLEELSSTFPILSCILFFPLAGAALLWLIDEEDMLRTSALAVSLIELALTIFVMVRFVPDSAAMQFVEKVQWIPALGISYHLAVDGISVLFVGLTAFLTVLVVIYSWDTIRHQLKLYMMALLALETATMGIFISLDLILFFVFWELMLIPSYFLIKLWGGGAERHYAALKYVLYTLLGSVFMLVGIALLDINYHNWAMVHHMDRPYSFDFLELLTVPIPLSQQVLIFWLMFLGFAFKAPVFPFHTWLPDALLEGPVGMAVMLAGVKLGTFGFLRFSIPLLPDAAMSKTVVLVVMILGLAAIVYGAIMALVQLDLRRLLAYSSISHLGFVVVGLFALNYQGLQGSLLTMINLGFSTAGLFFIAGFLYTRQHTTQLAAFGGMAKHTPLLASFFLLIGLASIGLPGTNGFVGEFLILLGTFKANWLYGAIAVTGIITGAAYFLWYYERAILGPVGQAVKDTIADLHPREMVIAVSLSVMILWIGLYPAPFLRMMNGSVQALVDRLNHATVAAAGIPSQEKVD
- a CDS encoding NADH-quinone oxidoreductase subunit J family protein — encoded protein: MISLFFAYFALMSIAAAVMTVALKNPVHCGLALLALLLHVSGLFILLNAEFLWAVQVVVYAGAILVLYLFVLMLLNLKTEERYFHTSWTYFLVPAVLGSLYVLVQLFRSPFGGAKGDAPAQAILQDGNTFAVGIKMFSDYLLQFEIVGVFLLGAIIGAIVLAKTPKPVDAGRE
- a CDS encoding molybdopterin-dependent oxidoreductase, translating into MGLKPATNPEVEAATIELTIDGKTVSAKDGVSLYDVISSTGKIIPAMCYHYTFDPFGSCGMCLVMQEGKKAPVRSCTAKAAAGMIIRTEGDDLFQARKKAVEKHLSVHPLDCPVCDADGHCELQDMAFHHGVTNLPNAKQKFIPEDTRSLVLDFNMNRCIACAECINVCKDVLMIDALQFMKKGGFNQVVAKGDLPLSCEFCGDCLAVCPVGAITNKFSKYLYKPWQMKKTTTTCNYCGDGCQIHVETKDSEVVRVTSPLSWKNKWGDRADTSKGHGGICVKGRFGFEYIDSPVRLKQPLLRKEDCLVEVPWLEAMHTTVDRFTEIRKKHGSDAIAGLITARCTNEELYLFQKLMRGGFRTNNLDSSARYGHMNFVRAAKYALGLGRTPNDWEDLTKAKAVIIIGSNLTETNPLTAVRIKEAIRVYKAQVMVFDSRITNIGKLASHPFLIKPGTEGLVIDALVKAAIELDLVDEEAVSAHPQAFAALKAALANLSLEQLASKIGLTVDNLKETAAIFAESPRSIVLCAEGIVRQPDGYHNVLKLIDLAWITGKLGKPGCGVNTVTEEANEQGAADMGVAPEFLPGLVAFEDDAMRDRLAKAWDVTLPAVGTGANLIEILKRCRSGQIRALYVVGENPLATLPASLEVKAALERLDLLVVQDPFLTDTARLAHVVLPASTYAEKDGTFTNLEGRVLRVRQAMDAVGESVPDWHIMAALASGLGCRWEYESANDIQSEIMKLLPGYYNLGQPRRIVPTANRYLSNGYGSGVTARYKASGPDSRRPFTLLMGQLLYHSGKLSTAAPGLIKIAPNTSRIGMNASDMERLGLGDGSMVRVTSDHGELKIGVQRDHTLAPGTCFFPEHFNDPPVKDLMAVHVDPVTGVPSFKQTPVTIEAV
- the nuoI gene encoding NADH-quinone oxidoreductase subunit NuoI; protein product: MSVGTLTKKVLQAALFYEIWDAMKVTFKHMFHKPITFQYPREQRTIPDTHRGALGLLRYDDGRERCVGCDLCEAACPSRCIKVISAEDAERPLQRYASEFYIDITKCVFCGYCVEACPVNALAMTKVYEFSTHDKRTLMFDKKRLYDIGERHLDDAKKYLYAHNQEKNVEESREYRYYFPQSVAKATQSTPKHLS
- a CDS encoding complex I subunit 4 family protein yields the protein MSDYALLYILFAPFAGAIALIFVSNRQAMLVRGIACFSAFVSLLMSLYVFYAYDPVAGGFQFVQKFEWSRQLGISLHLGVDGIGTPLVLASSILLFAGIFVSWHIKDRTKEFYIWLLILAAATIGVFMSLDLFFLYFFYEMSVIPMYLLLGMWGSHTKKYLEMTDSEGMKLRDSVGFIFNFGANSKEYAAMKLVLFLSAFAVAALMGILLIYKYSGLNTFDILQLREHAKLMNIPVLGTTLDKIIWLLIFFGFASIAPIWPLHSWSPVGHAAAPAATSMLHAGVLMKLGHFSIIRVAFEILPETTRELMPIAAVLCVFSIIYGGFVAYYAKDTKYVIGYSSSSHMGYVFLGMAALDYISLSGAVIYMFAHAMATGMLFAMAGWVYDQTHTRDIPSLGGLSNRMPFIAGCFVVGCMASIGMPGTVNFIAEVMIIVGSWNKYPFQVIIAVVGIVLTLAYLFKMMRGLFYGPMDQKYSHSHDAIAMVDRVPLLIMIAVSVGFGLFPMHLYNVVRSGVDPLVARVTRVVPVASMPLDAVPAAVPSLGDTANPALPHLARRASEVAP
- the nuoL gene encoding NADH-quinone oxidoreductase subunit L, whose translation is MTHLLIKLIPVFPLLAAIANGLAGSRWSHETAHRLACGSVGLSFLSTIGVFIDVLRSGAAREVVAYQWIFGGDLTINLAYLVDPLTCIMLLVVTGVGFLIHVYSVGYMHGETGFTRFFTYMNLFMVSMLLLVMGNNYVVLFIGWEGVGLCSYLLIGYYYDKVSAAKAASKAFVVNRIGDAGFLLAIFLVFINFHTLDYTQIFSQVGRLSPDMATAIALCLLVGAVGKSAQIPLYTWLPDAMEGPTPVSALIHAATMVTAGVYMIVRNHAIFDLSPTALEVVGLIGGATALFAATIGLVQTDIKRVLAYSTVSQLGYMFLGCGIGAYTAAVFHLMTHAFFKALLFLSAGSVIHALGGEQDIRHMGGLSSKIPWTYRLFLIGTIAIAGIPPLAGFWSKDEIMAHAFTHHRYLLYGMAAVGAFLTAFYMFRLTYLTFYGQSRMDHHTEAHVHESPTVMIAPLTVLGGLSLIGGFLGFPPEQGWLHHFLAPVVGASGEHDASTGLVLTLMMIATGIAFLGWGLAHYFYSISPTTPDRLAAMTEPVYRLLLNKYYVDELYDFLFVEPTKKLGLLLDWFDRTVIDGLVRGVGQLAELGAAGSTWLEKYVIYGGLNVIGYGNHLIARQWRQLQSGMVHHYAAIIVAGLFLLALVVQFIVQR
- a CDS encoding NADH-quinone oxidoreductase subunit N, producing the protein MTFSLNMSPADLLLLLPEIILTCWLCVLLIVDFSFPRLPKENLAYLSIAGLGITLACLICFDLFGLTGTLFANMFVVDRMALFFKIFIVAATILVILASIEFVHRFTFFRGEYYFLVAMSALGMMFMASANDLLSVFVTLEFSTFGFYVLVSYLREDVASNEAGLKFFILGVFAAGLLAYGISLVYGETGKLVFSDMKSAQATPGLIIGFLLIFGALGFKIGAVPFHSWIPDTYHGSPTPVTAFLSIAPKGAAFAILLRMFFVALATFKPTWVLILVAASVLSMTYGNIVAIAQRNIKRLLAYSGIAQVGNVLIGLAAGTKMGNDAILFYLLTYLFANLGAFAIVIAVSQAIGSEEIDDYSGLGRRSPFLAFSMLIFLLSLAGVPPLAGFIGKLYIFVAAIKEGLYTLITVGLINIVISMYYYLIVVKKMYIVEPHDPSPLTVSGPMKAVVYIGLAGTLIIGVYPQPAIDWVVAATMMFTDLAGPAASLPVPPPVIPSGG
- the nuoK gene encoding NADH-quinone oxidoreductase subunit NuoK, giving the protein MIPLSAYVTVSAILFITGLLGVLIRRNFIIVLMAVEIMLNAANINLVAFSHYLESMAGQLVALFVIAIAAGEAAVGLAIIIVVFRGKISTNVDEMSLLKW